A window of Mucilaginibacter paludis DSM 18603 contains these coding sequences:
- a CDS encoding lactonase family protein, with protein MKKILFIILLAAPAFLMAQTQPGKVYNLLVGTYTTGKSQGIYVYHFDAVTGKISYQDKVTGVNNPSYLAISNNRKFVYSVNEVGSDRAGSISAFSFDAKSGKLTLINKQPSNGAGPCYISIDKAAKNVFVANYAGGSLSVLPVKADGSLAEPSQTIQDEGTGPDKARQEKPHVHTAVLSPDEKYVLYTDLGTDKVNIMHYNPSVTKPLTPADPAFEMVNGGYGPRHIAFNPKGTLMYLIQEMGGAINVYNYKQGTLKQIQSQTIVPDGFNGQIGAADIHISPDGKYLYSTNRGSANEIEVFAINRDSGKLNFVERTSSLGKTPRNFVIDPSGNFLLVANQNSDDVYVFKINKNTGKLTYTGNKLEVGNPSCLKFADMN; from the coding sequence ATGAAAAAAATCCTATTCATTATTTTGCTTGCCGCCCCGGCGTTTTTAATGGCTCAAACGCAGCCCGGCAAGGTTTATAACCTACTGGTTGGCACTTATACTACCGGTAAAAGCCAGGGTATTTATGTTTATCACTTTGATGCCGTAACAGGGAAGATAAGCTACCAGGATAAAGTTACAGGTGTTAATAATCCATCGTACCTTGCCATATCAAATAACCGCAAATTTGTTTACTCGGTGAACGAGGTTGGCTCCGACCGTGCCGGTAGTATCAGTGCGTTTTCTTTTGATGCCAAATCGGGTAAGCTTACGCTGATCAACAAACAACCATCAAATGGCGCGGGCCCTTGCTACATCTCGATTGATAAAGCCGCGAAAAATGTTTTTGTAGCCAATTATGCAGGTGGCAGCTTATCGGTGTTGCCTGTTAAAGCCGACGGATCATTGGCAGAGCCATCTCAAACGATACAAGATGAAGGTACAGGGCCAGATAAAGCGCGCCAGGAAAAACCGCATGTGCATACCGCTGTATTATCGCCTGACGAGAAATATGTGTTGTACACAGACCTGGGGACTGACAAGGTGAACATCATGCATTATAATCCATCGGTCACCAAACCTTTAACACCTGCCGACCCAGCTTTTGAGATGGTTAATGGCGGATACGGCCCGCGCCACATTGCGTTTAACCCGAAAGGCACCTTAATGTACCTGATTCAGGAAATGGGTGGCGCTATTAACGTTTATAACTACAAACAGGGTACCCTGAAGCAAATACAGTCGCAAACTATTGTTCCGGATGGCTTTAACGGGCAGATAGGCGCTGCCGATATTCATATTTCGCCAGACGGAAAGTACTTATACAGCACCAACCGCGGAAGTGCAAACGAGATAGAAGTGTTTGCCATTAACAGAGATTCGGGAAAATTAAACTTTGTAGAAAGAACATCGTCGTTGGGTAAAACGCCCCGCAATTTTGTGATAGACCCAAGCGGTAACTTTTTGCTGGTAGCCAACCAAAATAGTGATGATGTGTATGTTTTTAAAATCAACAAAAACACCGGTAAGCTTACTTATACAGGCAATAAATTAGAGGTTGGAAATCCATCATGCTTAAAATTCGCGGATATGAACTAA
- a CDS encoding pseudouridine synthase, which translates to MAFKKSGNSRDDRSNTSSRRPSGSGSDNSKKPTSSSRPRTSSTGPKKFEGGSDRPGKSFGGDSTGERKSFNKNFNKPSGEGFSGEKKFKGNSTGDFKKSPYGTKDFSDRPKSEGGFKKTGDSPRFGRRPYGAKDFSEGTKREGGFKKEEGSDFKRKPYGTKDFSEGAKREGGFKKSGDAPSFSRKPYGTRDGADSRPPREGGFKKEGDSTYKRKTSSDDRPFRDRKEGDDTVKRVPYNREPKAGAKPHPRSTREGFSAADPQPERTMRGRKKSTTDADKGKIRLNRYISNAGICSRRKADELIVAGVVSVNGQVISELGFKVDPYKDEIRYNGETLKREKMVYVLLNKPKDYITTTEDPQERRTVMHLVDKASKERIYPIGRLDRNTTGLLLMTNDGDLADKLSHPKSNISKLYHVELDKSLSQGDLNKIAYGIELEDGLIKPDSVSYVQGASKREVGIQIHSGKNRVVRRIFESLGYDVVKLDRAIYAGLTKKDLPRGRWRYLEEQEVIQLKHLIK; encoded by the coding sequence ATGGCATTTAAAAAATCAGGGAACAGTCGCGACGACAGATCCAACACTTCATCCCGCAGACCTTCGGGCAGCGGATCAGACAATTCAAAAAAACCAACTTCTTCTTCACGTCCACGAACATCATCCACAGGCCCTAAAAAGTTTGAAGGCGGAAGTGATCGTCCAGGAAAAAGTTTTGGCGGCGATTCAACAGGAGAAAGAAAATCTTTTAACAAGAATTTCAACAAGCCATCAGGGGAAGGTTTCTCAGGCGAAAAGAAATTTAAAGGTAACTCAACAGGCGATTTTAAGAAAAGCCCTTACGGTACTAAAGATTTTTCTGACCGCCCTAAAAGCGAAGGCGGATTCAAAAAAACCGGCGATTCGCCGAGATTTGGCCGCAGACCGTACGGAGCCAAAGATTTTTCGGAAGGAACTAAACGCGAGGGTGGCTTTAAGAAAGAAGAAGGATCGGACTTTAAACGTAAACCATACGGAACAAAAGATTTTTCGGAAGGGGCTAAACGCGAGGGCGGATTCAAAAAATCGGGCGATGCACCAAGCTTTAGCCGCAAACCTTACGGAACCAGGGATGGGGCCGATAGCAGGCCACCACGCGAAGGAGGCTTTAAAAAAGAAGGCGACTCGACCTATAAACGTAAAACCAGCAGTGATGACAGGCCTTTCCGCGACAGGAAAGAAGGCGACGATACGGTAAAACGTGTTCCGTATAACAGGGAGCCCAAAGCAGGCGCCAAACCACACCCACGTTCTACAAGGGAAGGTTTTTCTGCTGCTGATCCGCAGCCTGAGAGAACGATGCGCGGTCGTAAAAAATCAACCACCGATGCAGATAAAGGAAAAATCAGACTGAACCGTTACATATCAAACGCGGGTATCTGCTCTCGCCGTAAGGCCGATGAACTGATTGTAGCTGGCGTAGTTTCGGTAAACGGGCAAGTGATATCCGAATTGGGTTTTAAAGTTGACCCGTATAAGGACGAGATCCGTTATAACGGCGAAACACTTAAACGCGAAAAAATGGTTTATGTGCTGCTAAATAAACCAAAGGACTATATCACCACAACCGAAGATCCACAGGAACGCCGCACAGTAATGCACCTGGTTGATAAAGCCAGCAAAGAGCGGATCTATCCTATTGGCCGCCTTGACCGCAATACCACAGGTTTATTATTAATGACCAATGATGGCGACCTGGCCGATAAACTATCACACCCCAAAAGTAACATCAGCAAATTGTACCACGTTGAACTGGATAAAAGTTTATCGCAGGGCGATTTGAATAAAATAGCCTACGGCATTGAGCTGGAAGACGGTTTGATTAAACCGGATTCGGTATCGTACGTACAGGGCGCTTCAAAACGCGAAGTAGGTATACAGATCCACAGCGGTAAAAACCGTGTTGTTCGCCGTATATTCGAAAGCTTAGGCTACGATGTGGTAAAGCTTGACCGCGCCATATACGCCGGCCTTACCAAAAAAGATTTGCCACGTGGGCGCTGGAGATACTTGGAAGAACAGGAAGTTATCCAGTTGAAACACCTGATCAAATAG
- the bshA gene encoding N-acetyl-alpha-D-glucosaminyl L-malate synthase BshA, producing the protein MKIGIVCYPTFGGSGVVATELGKALADNGHQVHFVTYNQPARLDFFSENLFYHEVSISKYPLFDYPPYELALASKLVDVVRFENLDILHVHYAIPHASAAFMAKQILATYGIHIPVVTTLHGTDITLVGKDRTYKPVVTFSINKSDGVTAVSQDLKDDTLRFFEIENEIRVIPNFIDLKRFNMKAKDHFKKAIAPAGEKILVHTSNFRKVKRTQDVVRIFAKVNTVIPSKLLMVGDGPERSECEQLCRDLNVGDNVRFLGKQEAIEEILSVSDLFMMPSQSESFGLAALEAMACRVPVISSNAGGLPELNVEGVTGFMCDPGDVDGMALKSIFILEDDDRLKTFKDNAVARAKEFDLSLILPVYESYYREVIERSSAMV; encoded by the coding sequence ATGAAAATTGGAATTGTATGTTATCCAACCTTTGGAGGTAGCGGCGTTGTTGCTACTGAATTAGGTAAGGCACTGGCCGATAATGGGCACCAGGTGCATTTTGTTACCTATAACCAACCTGCGCGGCTGGATTTTTTTTCTGAGAATCTGTTTTACCATGAAGTATCCATATCCAAATATCCACTGTTTGATTATCCGCCCTATGAGCTGGCCTTGGCCAGTAAGCTGGTAGATGTGGTGAGGTTTGAAAATTTGGATATTTTACATGTTCACTACGCTATCCCGCATGCTTCGGCCGCCTTTATGGCCAAGCAAATATTGGCTACTTATGGTATCCATATCCCGGTGGTTACTACGCTGCACGGTACAGATATTACCCTGGTAGGAAAGGACAGGACCTACAAACCCGTGGTTACTTTTTCCATCAACAAATCCGACGGGGTAACGGCCGTTTCGCAGGATTTAAAAGACGACACCCTCCGGTTTTTTGAAATAGAGAACGAGATTAGGGTGATCCCCAATTTTATCGATCTGAAGCGCTTCAATATGAAAGCCAAGGATCACTTTAAAAAAGCGATAGCTCCCGCCGGCGAAAAAATATTGGTACATACCTCCAATTTCCGAAAGGTAAAGCGCACCCAGGATGTGGTCAGGATTTTCGCTAAGGTAAACACCGTTATACCATCCAAATTGTTGATGGTTGGCGACGGCCCCGAACGTTCTGAATGCGAGCAACTCTGCCGCGATCTGAATGTGGGTGATAATGTGAGATTCTTAGGCAAGCAGGAGGCGATAGAAGAAATTCTGTCCGTATCCGATCTGTTTATGATGCCCTCGCAATCAGAAAGTTTTGGTTTGGCCGCTCTGGAAGCGATGGCCTGCCGTGTACCCGTGATCAGTTCCAACGCGGGGGGGTTACCCGAACTGAATGTTGAAGGCGTAACCGGGTTTATGTGTGATCCGGGCGACGTTGATGGCATGGCTTTAAAATCTATCTTTATCCTGGAAGATGATGACCGTTTAAAAACCTTTAAAGATAACGCCGTCGCCCGCGCAAAAGAGTTTGATCTAAGCCTGATATTACCTGTATACGAAAGCTATTATCGTGAAGTTATTGAGCGGAGCAGCGCCATGGTTTAA
- a CDS encoding S9 family peptidase, which yields MKKLYFVAIALLFFLSVKAQNVATAQPAKANYALAARFSPKKIGKMVFTTAVDAHWLKLSNKFWYMFETPNIKNWYIVDPVLKTKKLMFDNARLAAGITLIVKDPFDAQHLPIENLKFTKDEKSIQFELKSSIDQVKKDRKDKKAADSLEKKTFYFQYDLVTEKVSELKNYDKIKPKPVWASIAPDSSAIVFCRYYNLYWMDKENYKKALKNEDDSTVVEHQLTKDGVEFYAYGGDIENGTNIDEIKNRKKRKPTSVLWSPDAKHFALIRSDERKVKDLWVINSIADPRPTLETYKYEMPGEAEQPRKELWLFDFAAKTGKKLNVSLFKDQELSTWSAPAKARNRDDEFRPSIWLGTNSEFYFYRTGRDLKRIDVCSVDINTAKVTVQVQERMNIYVEISKPGLINGGKELIEWSERDGWAHFYLYDDAGHVKNQITSGQFHCDDIINIDEKNRILYFTASGREPNENPYYTHLYSIKLDGTGLKLLNAGNFDHAVNMNDNEKYFVDVFSRVNTAPKSVLRGNDGHQVMELEAADLSRLMAAGYKFPEPFKIKADDGITDLYGVMYKPFDFDPSKKYPLIEYVYPGPQTEGVSKAFSSRMDYVDRLAQFGFIVISVGNRGGNPERSKWYHTFGYGNLRDYGLADKKAAAEQLADRYPFIDLERVGITGHSGGGFMSSAAMLVYPDFFKVAVSESGNHDNSVYNRWWSEKHNGVKEIVTAKGDTTFQYSIDKNPDLAKNLKGRLLLSTGDVDDNVHPANTIRLINALIKANKRFDFVLLPGQKHAYGDMTEYFFWQKGDYFCKYLLNDFSQPVDILEMDREVEMTGKKKP from the coding sequence ATGAAGAAATTATACTTTGTCGCAATCGCTTTATTGTTTTTTTTATCTGTTAAGGCCCAAAATGTGGCTACTGCACAACCTGCAAAGGCTAATTATGCTTTGGCAGCCCGCTTCTCTCCAAAAAAAATTGGGAAGATGGTTTTCACAACCGCCGTTGATGCGCATTGGCTAAAACTCAGCAATAAGTTTTGGTATATGTTTGAAACGCCGAACATCAAAAACTGGTATATTGTTGATCCGGTACTCAAAACAAAAAAGCTGATGTTTGATAACGCCAGGTTAGCAGCCGGCATCACATTAATTGTTAAAGATCCCTTTGACGCGCAGCATCTGCCTATCGAAAATTTAAAGTTCACCAAGGACGAAAAATCTATTCAGTTTGAGCTGAAGAGCAGTATTGACCAGGTAAAAAAAGACCGGAAGGACAAAAAGGCAGCCGATTCGTTAGAGAAAAAGACCTTTTACTTCCAATATGACCTGGTGACCGAAAAGGTATCAGAACTTAAAAATTACGACAAAATAAAGCCTAAGCCAGTTTGGGCATCCATCGCGCCAGATAGTTCGGCCATTGTTTTTTGCCGCTACTATAACCTTTATTGGATGGATAAGGAAAATTATAAAAAAGCGCTCAAAAACGAGGACGACAGTACTGTAGTTGAGCACCAGTTAACCAAGGATGGCGTTGAATTTTACGCTTACGGGGGCGATATAGAGAACGGGACTAATATTGATGAGATCAAGAACCGGAAAAAGCGCAAGCCTACTTCGGTATTGTGGTCGCCGGATGCAAAACACTTTGCTTTAATACGCAGTGATGAGCGCAAGGTGAAGGATTTGTGGGTAATAAACAGCATTGCAGATCCGCGGCCAACGCTCGAAACTTACAAATACGAGATGCCGGGTGAAGCAGAGCAGCCACGAAAAGAGTTATGGTTGTTTGATTTTGCTGCCAAAACCGGAAAAAAATTGAACGTATCGCTATTTAAGGATCAGGAACTATCTACCTGGTCTGCACCAGCAAAAGCAAGAAACCGGGATGATGAGTTCCGCCCTTCCATCTGGCTGGGTACCAACAGCGAATTCTATTTTTACCGTACTGGCCGGGATTTGAAAAGGATAGATGTTTGCAGTGTGGATATCAACACGGCAAAGGTTACCGTGCAGGTACAGGAGCGGATGAATATTTATGTAGAGATCAGCAAGCCGGGCTTGATAAACGGGGGTAAGGAGCTGATAGAGTGGAGCGAGCGCGATGGCTGGGCACATTTTTATTTGTATGATGATGCCGGCCATGTTAAAAATCAAATTACATCGGGGCAGTTCCACTGTGATGATATCATCAACATCGACGAAAAAAACAGGATCTTATATTTTACCGCATCGGGCCGTGAGCCTAACGAAAATCCTTACTATACACATTTGTATAGCATTAAACTGGATGGTACAGGATTAAAGCTTTTAAACGCAGGCAATTTTGACCATGCCGTTAACATGAACGATAACGAAAAATATTTTGTCGACGTGTTTTCGCGGGTAAACACCGCGCCTAAATCCGTGCTGCGCGGTAATGATGGCCACCAGGTGATGGAGCTGGAAGCGGCCGACCTGTCGCGCTTAATGGCCGCTGGTTATAAATTTCCGGAGCCGTTTAAAATTAAGGCCGACGATGGCATTACTGATTTGTATGGCGTAATGTATAAGCCTTTTGATTTTGATCCGTCAAAAAAATATCCACTGATAGAATACGTTTATCCAGGCCCCCAAACAGAGGGTGTAAGTAAAGCATTCAGTTCGCGGATGGATTATGTTGATCGCCTGGCCCAATTCGGTTTCATCGTCATCTCCGTTGGTAACCGGGGGGGCAACCCCGAGCGGTCAAAATGGTACCATACCTTTGGCTACGGCAACCTGCGCGATTATGGCCTGGCCGATAAAAAGGCCGCTGCAGAGCAACTTGCAGACCGTTACCCTTTTATTGATCTTGAGCGTGTAGGCATTACCGGCCACTCCGGCGGGGGCTTTATGTCGAGCGCGGCCATGTTGGTTTATCCTGATTTTTTCAAGGTGGCCGTATCCGAGTCGGGCAATCACGATAATAGCGTATATAATCGTTGGTGGAGCGAGAAGCATAACGGCGTTAAAGAAATTGTAACCGCCAAGGGCGATACCACGTTTCAATATTCCATTGATAAAAATCCCGACCTGGCTAAAAATTTAAAAGGACGCTTATTGCTTTCAACCGGCGACGTTGATGATAATGTACATCCGGCCAATACCATCCGCTTAATTAACGCGCTAATTAAGGCCAACAAACGCTTTGATTTTGTATTGCTGCCGGGCCAAAAGCATGCCTATGGCGACATGACCGAATATTTTTTCTGGCAAAAAGGCGATTACTTCTGCAAATATCTTTTAAACGATTTTTCGCAACCGGTGGACATTTTGGAGATGGATAGGGAGGTGGAGATGACGGGCAAAAAGAAACCTTAA
- a CDS encoding amidohydrolase, translated as MKKILPFLLLVVAACKQKQPNADLLVKNARVYTANSNFAIATAFVVNGGKIIAVGTTEELEKRYDARQVLDAGKKAVYPGFIDAHTHFYDYGLSLQQVNLAGTASWTQIIDSVLTFSKLNPDGWLVGHGWDQNHWPVKQFPNKAKLDSLFPDRPVLLSRIDGHAAIVNQAALNIAAIKPGQTIAGGQIETVNGKLTGVLLDNAVGLVEHKMPGPNEEQIQNAFINAQNNCFAVGLTTVDDCGLDYHLLANISQLQNERKLKMRLYVMLSDKPENYNYLFKRGIIKTSHLNVRAFKVYADGALGSRGACLLQNYTDQKNWKGFLLNTPDHFKEVAAKIAGKGFQMCTHAIGDSANRMMLKIYAGILKGKNDKRWRIEHAQVLAPEDIQLFGQNNIIPSVQPSHATSDMEWAIRRLGPKRIKSAYAYKQLLDQNGWIPLGTDFPVEDINPMYTFYAAVTRKNLAGWPLTGFQTDNALSRKEALLGMTLWAAKANFEEQEKGSIEPGKYADFVILDQDIMTVNAADLPKVRVMKTYVNGEKVYDRN; from the coding sequence ATGAAAAAAATACTGCCTTTTTTGCTGCTCGTGGTGGCAGCCTGCAAACAAAAACAACCTAATGCCGACCTCCTGGTGAAGAATGCCAGGGTTTACACTGCCAACAGCAATTTTGCCATTGCCACAGCCTTTGTTGTTAACGGGGGTAAAATTATAGCGGTTGGAACAACCGAAGAACTGGAAAAAAGGTACGATGCGCGACAGGTGCTCGATGCAGGGAAAAAAGCGGTTTATCCTGGCTTTATTGATGCACATACCCACTTTTATGATTACGGATTAAGCCTGCAGCAGGTTAACCTGGCCGGAACCGCCAGTTGGACGCAGATCATCGATTCGGTGCTTACGTTTTCAAAACTCAATCCGGATGGCTGGCTGGTAGGCCACGGATGGGACCAAAACCATTGGCCCGTAAAGCAATTCCCTAATAAAGCCAAACTGGATTCGCTTTTTCCGGACAGGCCTGTTTTGCTGAGCCGTATTGACGGCCATGCGGCTATTGTTAACCAGGCCGCTTTAAATATAGCGGCAATTAAGCCCGGCCAAACTATTGCTGGTGGTCAAATTGAAACCGTTAACGGCAAGCTTACCGGTGTTTTGCTTGACAATGCTGTTGGCCTCGTTGAGCATAAAATGCCCGGCCCCAACGAGGAGCAGATTCAGAATGCTTTTATAAATGCGCAAAATAACTGCTTTGCCGTTGGTCTCACCACAGTTGACGATTGCGGCTTGGATTACCATTTGCTGGCTAACATCAGTCAGTTGCAAAATGAGCGCAAGTTAAAAATGCGGCTTTATGTGATGCTCTCGGATAAACCCGAAAATTATAATTACCTGTTTAAAAGGGGAATAATTAAAACCTCGCACCTGAACGTACGGGCATTTAAGGTTTATGCGGATGGCGCGTTAGGATCTCGCGGTGCATGTTTGCTGCAAAATTATACCGACCAAAAGAACTGGAAGGGATTTTTATTGAATACACCGGATCATTTTAAAGAAGTAGCCGCGAAAATAGCAGGCAAAGGTTTCCAGATGTGTACGCATGCTATAGGCGATTCGGCCAACCGGATGATGCTTAAAATATATGCCGGTATATTGAAAGGCAAAAACGATAAGCGCTGGCGGATAGAGCATGCCCAGGTTTTGGCTCCGGAGGATATTCAGCTATTTGGCCAGAATAACATTATCCCATCTGTACAGCCTTCGCATGCCACATCAGATATGGAATGGGCCATCAGACGTTTGGGGCCTAAAAGGATTAAGTCTGCCTATGCCTATAAACAATTGTTAGATCAAAATGGATGGATCCCGCTGGGTACTGATTTCCCCGTTGAAGACATCAACCCGATGTATACCTTTTATGCTGCTGTAACCCGCAAAAATCTTGCTGGCTGGCCGCTTACAGGTTTCCAAACTGATAACGCCTTAAGCCGTAAGGAGGCCCTGCTCGGCATGACCTTATGGGCAGCTAAGGCCAATTTTGAAGAGCAGGAAAAAGGAAGTATTGAACCGGGCAAATACGCCGATTTTGTAATACTTGACCAGGATATCATGACAGTGAATGCTGCCGATTTGCCCAAAGTGCGCGTGATGAAGACTTATGTTAACGGAGAAAAGGTTTATGACAGAAATTAA
- a CDS encoding AAA family ATPase: MKIHIFGASGSGVTTLGQALSRELNYPYFDSDDYFWELSNPPFTVRRNPEARNQLLIQHLSPLPNWILGGSIVNWDESWNTLFDLVVFLLIPAEVRMERLKKREFERYGEVIYTDPEGRNQYEAFLSWASGYDDSTTQSQSGKGLGRTLQVHRNWIDKLTCQFIEIPGDTTLAERINKVLLFTDALKM; encoded by the coding sequence ATGAAGATCCATATTTTTGGAGCATCCGGCTCTGGTGTAACCACTTTAGGGCAGGCCTTATCCAGGGAGTTGAATTATCCTTATTTTGATAGCGACGATTATTTCTGGGAATTATCCAATCCCCCCTTTACCGTGCGGCGTAATCCGGAGGCCAGAAATCAGCTTTTAATACAGCATCTTTCGCCTTTGCCCAACTGGATATTAGGTGGTTCCATCGTTAACTGGGATGAAAGCTGGAACACCCTGTTTGATTTGGTTGTATTTTTGCTGATTCCGGCCGAAGTACGTATGGAGCGTTTGAAAAAACGGGAATTTGAAAGATATGGCGAAGTCATTTACACTGATCCCGAAGGGAGAAATCAATACGAAGCTTTTTTAAGTTGGGCAAGCGGTTATGATGACAGCACCACTCAAAGCCAATCGGGGAAAGGTTTAGGGCGTACTCTACAAGTACATCGTAACTGGATAGATAAATTAACCTGCCAATTTATAGAAATACCAGGCGACACTACTTTAGCCGAAAGAATAAACAAGGTATTACTGTTTACAGATGCACTCAAAATGTAA
- a CDS encoding serine hydrolase domain-containing protein — protein MTEIKIANYMAGLMVAFTLLSSACAQNPHGANAAILAEQRLVEKSTVLLNNEQQVVPVLNLDVAKIASVHFTYAYGAAFDSLLNKYTKVQVFNGNTYEGATGLNSLSDDLKMYNTIIVELNDMETVNQQYINFINSNKKLKNVIVVVFGKGTALTALNEVTAPIIWSERQTMLSATYAAQVVFGGVAVTQKLDKSYSSKYLAGTGFFTVKTRLQYTVPEDAGINSNNLLAIDDIAHEAINQRATPGCVVLVAKDGKVIFNKAYGYHTYDKTMPDKLTDIFDLASMTKISATTMAAMRLTGEGKLNLDSTLGYYIAKASTTNKNDIKVRELLLHQAGLIPDIPAFEKVKVSDYSADSSAAFPVKIVDNYFLRKDYFKDVMYPDMLNSPLRTRGKYVYSDLSMLFMKEVEENITQIPLNTYVQQQFYGPLGMQTAGFLPLYRFKKDQIIPTENDVQYRHALLDGYVHDPTAALMGGIAGHAGLFATSNDVAILYQMVLNGGTYGGTQYLKPEIIKMFTARYSDNSRRGLGFDRWDPNISLGYPSKLASPETYGHTGYTGTCIWVDPKSNLVYVFLSNRVNPKVSDKLSQLKIRGRIQDAVYQAMAKGL, from the coding sequence ATGACAGAAATTAAAATAGCTAATTATATGGCGGGCCTAATGGTCGCCTTTACTTTATTAAGTTCAGCTTGTGCGCAAAATCCGCATGGTGCAAATGCGGCCATTTTGGCTGAACAGCGGCTGGTTGAAAAATCAACCGTGTTATTAAATAACGAACAACAGGTGGTACCGGTGTTAAACCTGGACGTTGCAAAAATAGCCAGCGTACATTTTACCTATGCATACGGTGCCGCTTTTGACAGCCTGTTGAATAAATACACTAAAGTACAAGTCTTTAATGGCAATACTTACGAGGGCGCAACTGGCCTCAACAGCCTTTCGGACGATTTGAAAATGTATAATACCATTATCGTTGAGCTAAACGATATGGAAACCGTTAATCAGCAATACATCAACTTTATTAACAGCAATAAAAAGTTGAAGAATGTAATCGTGGTTGTTTTTGGTAAGGGCACAGCGCTTACTGCCCTTAACGAGGTAACAGCGCCCATCATCTGGAGTGAAAGGCAAACTATGTTGTCTGCAACTTATGCGGCTCAGGTAGTTTTTGGCGGGGTGGCCGTTACGCAAAAGCTCGATAAAAGTTACTCATCCAAATACTTAGCCGGTACCGGTTTTTTTACGGTTAAAACCCGGCTGCAATATACCGTTCCCGAAGATGCTGGTATCAACTCCAACAATCTGCTGGCTATTGATGATATTGCCCACGAAGCCATTAACCAACGTGCAACGCCAGGTTGTGTGGTATTGGTAGCAAAGGATGGAAAGGTAATTTTTAATAAAGCCTACGGCTATCATACTTATGATAAAACTATGCCGGATAAGTTGACCGATATCTTCGACCTGGCCTCCATGACCAAGATATCGGCCACAACAATGGCGGCCATGCGCTTAACCGGCGAAGGGAAATTAAACCTCGATTCCACCTTGGGTTATTATATCGCTAAAGCAAGTACAACTAATAAAAACGATATTAAGGTACGTGAGCTATTGTTGCACCAGGCTGGTTTAATACCTGATATACCGGCGTTTGAAAAGGTTAAGGTATCAGATTATAGCGCCGACTCTTCTGCCGCCTTTCCGGTTAAAATAGTAGACAATTATTTTTTAAGGAAGGATTACTTTAAGGATGTGATGTATCCAGATATGCTTAACTCGCCTTTACGAACACGCGGCAAATATGTTTATAGCGATTTGAGCATGCTATTTATGAAAGAGGTAGAAGAAAATATTACGCAAATACCATTGAATACCTACGTGCAGCAACAGTTTTACGGCCCGCTTGGAATGCAAACAGCCGGCTTTTTGCCGCTTTACCGTTTTAAAAAGGACCAGATTATACCTACCGAAAACGACGTGCAATACCGCCACGCACTGCTGGATGGCTACGTGCACGACCCAACAGCGGCTTTAATGGGTGGAATAGCTGGTCATGCAGGCTTATTTGCTACCAGTAATGATGTAGCTATTCTATACCAAATGGTTTTAAACGGCGGTACTTATGGCGGAACGCAATATTTAAAACCCGAGATAATAAAAATGTTTACTGCCAGATACTCGGATAATAGCCGCCGCGGTTTAGGTTTTGACCGCTGGGATCCAAACATCAGCCTGGGCTATCCATCCAAACTGGCATCGCCCGAAACGTATGGGCATACCGGTTATACCGGCACCTGCATCTGGGTTGACCCGAAGAGCAACCTGGTATATGTGTTTTTATCAAACCGCGTTAACCCCAAGGTGAGTGATAAGCTCTCGCAGTTAAAAATTCGTGGACGCATTCAGGATGCGGTTTACCAGGCTATGGCTAAGGGATTGTAA